From Carassius auratus strain Wakin chromosome 22, ASM336829v1, whole genome shotgun sequence, a single genomic window includes:
- the LOC113040494 gene encoding mucin-2-like, which yields MEPASTSTTETSTSETTTSTTDAPTTELTSESATPPSTPQSTTPAQTLTSDSITTTEPTSTSTTETSTVPSTTATTFAPTSISATKASTSHSPTTESKSESTTLKSTPQSTTPAHTSTSDSTITTEPAFTLSTETSTSEAPTTESTSESTKLTFTPQSTTPAQTSTSDSITTTEPTSTSTTETSTVPSTTTTTFAPTSTSATTTSTSHSPTTESTSEPTTPPSTPQSTTPAQTSTAESTTTMEPASTLTTETSETTTSTTDAPTTESTSEPTTPPSTLQSTTPAEISTSDSITTTESTTTSTTETSTVPATTFAPTFTSATTSTSHSPTTESTSESITLTSLPQSTTLAQTSTSESRTTTEPTYTSTTETSTVPSTTVTTFAPTSTSVTTASTSHSPTTESTSESKTPISKSETTSTSHSPTTESTSTSATETSTSATTASTADSPTIESTSESTTPPSTPQLTTPFPNSTSESTTTTEPTYTSTTETSTIPSTTATTFAPTSTFHLPTTGSTSTLTTETSISATTASTSHSPTTESTSESKTPESTPQSTTPAQTSTSKSTTTMEPASTSTTETSTSKTTTSTSDVPTTESTSESTTRLSTSQSTTPAQTSTSDSPTETSTVRSTTTTTFAPTSTSGTTTSTSHSPTTESTSEPTTPPSTPQSTTPAQTSTSESTTTMETIFSCIKNSNNPCNNIYINDRNIYSSVNNSKNPCTNIYINDRNIYSSINISNNLCNNTYISYNNISTTTSASHLATTESTSTSTIGTSSVPSTTATTPALTSTSTTGTSTVTSTSATVPALTSKSITGISTFPSTTATPFAPTPTSATTTSASHSPTTESTSSSTTGTSTVPSTTATTLDSKFKSATGTSTIPSTTATATTQAATSKSTTGTSSVPSTTTTTLALTSKSTTGTFTVPSTTATTPTPTSTSATTTTTAPTTTTPSTTTAPKSTTPSTTSAPAIGASTTTAPKSTTPSTTTAPTTTTLSTTTAPPITLTAPTSTTPSTTTAQTSTTPSTTTAPAITSTATISTTPSTTTAPTSTTPSTTTAPTSTTPSTTTAPTSTTPSTNTAPTSTTPSTTTAPATTSMASTPTTLSTIAPSSTTPSTTNAPTITSTAPTSATPSTTTAPATTSMASTPTTLSTIAPSSTTPSTTTAPTTTTQSTTAPAITSTAPTSTTPSTTAPSSTTPSTTTSPPTTTPSTTTAPAITSTAPTSTTLSTTTAPTSITLSTTTAQTSTSLSTTTAPTSTTLSTTTAPTSTTLSTTTALTSSTLPTSAPTYTTLSTTTVPTSNTLSTTTAPTSTTLSTTTAPTSTTLPTASAPTSTTLSTTTAPTSTTLSTTTAPTSTTLPTTSAPTSTTLSTTTAPTSTTLSTTAPTSTTLSTTTAPISTTLSTTAPTSNTLSTTTAPTSTTLSTTTAPTSTTLSTTTAPTSSTLPTTSAPTSTAPTTTAPTTVPTSITLSTTTAPTSTTLSTTTAPTSTTLSTTAPTSSTLPTTTVPTSITLSTTTAPTSTTLSTNAPTSSTLPTTTVPTSITLSTSTAPTSTSPSTTTAPTTTISSTTTAPAIGASTATTSKSITPSTTTAPTTTTPSTTTAPKSTTPSTTSAPAIGASTTTAPKSTTPSTTTAPAITSTATISTTPSTTTAPTSTTPSTTTAPTSTTPSTTTAPTSTTPSTNTAPTSTTPSKTTAPATTSMASTPTTLSTIAPSSTTPSTTTAPTTTTQSTTAPAITSTAPTSTTPSTTAPSSTTPSTTTSPPTTTPSTTTAPAITSTAPTSTTLSTTTAPTSTTLTTTSAPTSTTLSTTTAPTSSTLPTTSAQTSTTLPTTTAPTSTTLSTTTAPTYTTLSTTTAPTSTTLSTTTALTSSTLPTSAPTSTTLSTTTVPTSNTLSTTTAPTSTTLSTTTAPTSTTLPTASAPTSTTLSTTTAPTSSTLPTTSAPTSTTLSTTTAPTSTTLSTTIAP from the exons ATGGAGCCAGCATCTACATCGACTACAGAAACATCTACATCTGAAACAACAACATCTACAACTGATGCACCAACTACTGAATTAACATCTGAATCTGCAACACCACCATCTACACCTCAATCAACAACACCTGCTCAAACATTAACATCTGACTCAATAACAACCACTGAACCAACATCTACATCAACTACAGAAACATCTACAGTTCcatcaacaacagcaacaacctTTGCACCAACATCTATATCAGCTACAAAAGCATCTACATCTCACTCACCAACCACTGAATCAAAATCTGAATCAACAACACTAAAATCTACACCTCAATCAACAACACCTGCCCACACATCTACATCTGATTCAACAATAACCACGGAACCAGCATTTACATTGAGTACAGAAACATCTACATCTGAAGCACCAACCACTGAATCAACATCTGAATCAACAAAACTAACATTTACACCTCAATCAACAACACCTGCTCAAACATCAACATCTGACTCAATAACAACCACTGAACCAACATCTACATCAACTACAGAAACATCTACAGttccatcaacaacaacaacaacttttgcACCAACATCGACCTCAGCTACAACAACATCTACATCTCACTCACCGACCACTGAATCAACATCTGAACCAACAACACCGCCATCTACACCTCAATCAACAACACCTGCTCAAACATCAACAGCTGAATCAACAACAACCATGGAGCCAGCATCTACATTGACTACAGAAACATCTGAAACAACAACATCTACAACTGACGCACCAACCACTGAATCAACATCTGAACCAACAACACCACCATCTACACTTCAGTCAACAACACCTGCTGAAATATCAACATCTGACTCAATAACAACCACTGAATCAACAACTACATCCACTACAGAAACATCTACAGTTCCAGCAACAACCTTTGCACCAACATTTACATCAGCTACAACATCTACATCTCACTCACCAACCACTGAATCAACATCTGAATCAATAACTCTAACATCTTTACCTCAATCCACAACACTTGCTCAAACATCTACATCTGAATCAAGAACAACCACTGAACCAACATATACATCAACTACAGAAACATCTACAGTTCCATCAACAACAGTAACAACCTTTGCACCAACATCTACATCAGTTACAACAGCATCAACATCTCACTCACCAACCACTGAATCAACATCTGAATCTAAAACACCTATATCTAAATCTGAAACAACATCTACATCTCACTCACCAACCACTGAGTCAACATCTACATCGGCTACAGAAACATCTACATCAGCAACAACAGCATCTACAGCTGACTCACCCACCATTGAATCAACATCTGAATCAACAACACCACCATCTACACCTCAATTAACAACACCTTTTCCAAATTCAACATCTGAATCAACTACAACAACTGAACCAACATATACATCAACTACAGAAACATCTACAATTCCATCAACAACCGCAACAACCTTTGCACCAACATCTACATTTCACTTACCAACCACTGGATCAACATCTACGTTGACTACAGAAACATCTATATCAGCTACAACAGCATCTACATCTCACTCACCAACCACTGAATCAACATCTGAATCAAAAACACCAGAATCTACACCTCAATCAACAACACCTGCtcaaacatcaacatctaaatcAACAACAACTATGGAACCAGCATCTACATCAACTACAGAAACATCTACATCTAAAACAACAACGTCTACATCTGACGTGCCAACCACTGAATCAACATCTGAATCAACAACACGACTATCTACAAGTCAATCAACAACACCTGCTCAAACATCAACATCTGACTCACCTACAGAAACATCTACAGTTcgatcaacaacaacaacaacctttgcACCAACATCCACGTCAGGTACAACAACATCTACATCTCACTCACCAACCACTGAATCAACATCTGAACCAACAACACCGCCATCTACACCTCAATCAACAACACCTGCTCAAACATCAACATCTGAATCAACAACAACCATGGA GACCATCTTCAGTTGCATCAAGAACAGCAACAACCCCTGCAACAACATCTACATCAACGACAGGAACATCTACAGTTCAGTCAACAACAGCAAAAACCCCTGCACCAACATCTACATCAACGACAGGAACATCTACAGTTCAATCAACATCAGCAACAATCTTTGCAACAACACCTACATCAGCTACAACAACATCT CTACAACAACATCTGCATCTCACTTAGCCACCACTGAATCAACATCTACATCAACTATAGGAACATCTTCAGTTCcatcaacaacagcaacaactcCTGCATTAACATCCACATCAACTACAGGGACATCTACAGTTACATCAACATCAGCAACTGTCCCTGCACTAACATCTAAATCAATTACAGGAATATCTACATTTCCATCAACAACAGCAACACCCTTTGCACCAACCCCTACATCAGCTACAACAACATCTGCATCTCACTCACCCACCACTGAATCAACATCTTCATCAACTACAGGAACATCTACAGTTCcatcaacaacagcaacaacccTTGATTCAAAATTTAAATCGGCTACAGGAACATCTACAATTCCatcaacaacagcaacagcaacGACCCAAGCAGCAACATCAAAATCAACTACAGGAACATCTTCAGttccatcaacaacaacaacgaccCTTGCACTAACATCTAAATCAACTACAGGAACATTTACAGTTCCATCAACAACAGCAACGACCCCTACACCAACATCTACATCGGCTACAACAAC aacaactgcaccaacaacaACCACtccatcaacaacaactgcaccaaaatCTACCACTCCATCAACAACATCTGCCCCAGCCATTGGGgcatcaacaacaactgcaccaaaatCTACCACtccatcaacaacaactgcaccaacaacaaccactctatcaacaacaactgcaccaccCATTACATTAACAGCACCAACATCAACCACtccatcaacaacaactgcacaaaCATCCACCACtccatcaacaacaactgcaccagccATTACATCAACAGCAACAATATCTACCACtccatcaacaacaactgcaccaacatctaccactccatcaacaacaactgcaccaacatctaccactccatcaacaacaactgcaccaacatctacCACTCCATCAACAAATACTGCACCAACATCAACCACtccatcaacaacaactgcaccagccACAACATCAATGGCATCAACACCTACCACTCTATCAACAATTGCACCATCATCTACCACTCCATCAACAACAAATGCACCAACCATTACATCGACAGCACCAACATCTGCCACaccatcaacaacaactgcaccagccACAACATCAATGGCATCAACACCTACGACTCTATCAACAATTGCACCATCATCTACCACtccatcaacaacaactgcaccaacaacaACCACTCAATCAACAACTGCACCAGCCATTACATCGACAGCACCAACATCTACCACTCCATCAACAACTGCACCATCATCAACAACTCCATCAACAACAACTTCACCACCAACAACCACtccatcaacaacaactgcaccagcTATTACATCGACAGCACCAACATctaccactctatcaacaacaactgcaccaacatcaatcactctatcaacaacaactgcacaaaCATCAACCagtctatcaacaacaactgcaccaacatctaccactctatcaacaacaactgcaccaacatccaccactctatcaacaacaactgcactgACATCCAGCACTCTACCAACTTCTGCACCAACAtacaccactctatcaacaacaactgtaCCAACATCCaacactctatcaacaacaactgcaccaacatccaccactctatcaacaacaactgcaccaacatccaccactctaccAACAGcttctgcaccaacatccaccactctatcaacaacaactgcaccaacatccaccactctatcaacaacaactgcaccaacatccaccactctaccaacaacttctgcaccaacatccaccactctatcaacaacaactgcaccaacatccaccactctatcaacaactgcaccaacatccaccactctatcaacaacaactgcaccaatatccaccactctatcaacaactgcaccaacatccaacactctatcaacaacaactgcaccaacatccaccactctatcaacaacaactgcaccaacatccaccactctatcaacaacaactgcaccaacatctagCACTCTACCAACAACTTCTGCACCAACATCAACTGCACcgacaacaactgcaccaacaacaGTACCAACATCTatcactctatcaacaacaactgcaccaacatccaccactctatcaacaacaactgcaccaacatccaccactctatcaacaactgcaccaacatctagCACTCTACCAACAACAACTGTACCAACATCTatcactctatcaacaacaactgcaccaacatccaccactctatcaacaaatGCACCAACATCTAGCACTCTACCAACAACAACTGTACCAACATCTATCACTCTATCAACatcaactgcaccaacatctacCTCtccatcaacaacaactgcaccaacaacaaccatttcatcaacaacaactgcaccagccATCGGGGCATCAACAGCAACTACATCAAAATCTATCACtccatcaacaacaactgcaccaacaacaACCACtccatcaacaacaactgcaccaaaatCTACCACTCCATCAACAACATCTGCCCCAGCCATTGGGgcatcaacaacaactgcaccaaaatCTACCACtccatcaacaacaactgcaccagccATTACATCAACAGCAACAATATCTACCACtccatcaacaacaactgcaccaacatctaccactccatcaacaacaactgcaccaacatctaccactccatcaacaacaactgcaccaacatctacCACTCCATCAACAAATACTGCACCAACATCAACCACTCCATCAAAAACAACTGCACCAGCCACAACATCAATGGCATCAACACCTACCACTCTATCAACAATTGCACCATCATCTACCACtccatcaacaacaactgcaccaacaacaACCACTCAATCAACAACTGCACCAGCCATTACATCGACAGCGCCAACATCTACCACTCCATCAACAACTGCACCATCATCAACAACTCCATCAACAACAACTTCACCACCAACAACCACtccatcaacaacaactgcaccagcTATTACATCGACAGCACCAACATctaccactctatcaacaacaaca gcaccaacatccaccactctaacAACAACTTCTGCACctacatccaccactctatcaacaacaactgcaccaacatccagcACTCTACCAACAACTTCTGCACAAACATCCACCACTCtaccaacaacaactgcaccaacatccaccactctatcaacaacaactgcaccaacatacaccactctatcaacaaccactgcaccaacatccaccactttatcaacaacaactgcactgACATCCAGCACTCTACCAActtctgcaccaacatccaccactctatcaacaacaactgtaCCAACATCCaacactctatcaacaacaactgcaccaacatccaccactctatcaacaacaactgcaccaacatccaccactctaccAACAGcttctgcaccaacatccaccactctatcaacaacaactgcaccaacatctagCACTCTACCAACAActtctgcaccaacatccaccactctatcaacaacaactgcaccaacatccaccactctatcaacaaccaTTGCACCA
- the LOC113040495 gene encoding myosin-M heavy chain-like has translation MAAKLKKKKKKKKTFKEQCINGETLQVNRAFLDSKKKNEAVTSTTTSTSHSLTTESTSQPTTPPSTPQSTTPAQTSTSDSTTTMVNIYSSSNISNNPCTNIHVSYNNIYISLTNH, from the exons atgGCAG ctaaattaaaaaaaaaaaaaaaaaaaaaaaaaaccttcaaagaacaatgtataaat ggcgagacactgcaggtgaatagggca TTTTTagacagcaaaaagaaaaatgaagcaGTAACAT CTACAACAACATCTACATCTCACTCACTGACCACTGAATCAACATCTCAACCAACAACACCACCATCTACACCTCAATCAACAACACCTGCTCAAACATCAACATCTGACTCAACAACAACCATGGT AAACATCTACAGTTCCAGCAACATCAGCAACAACCCTTGCACCAACATCCACGTCAGCTACAACAACATCTACATCTCACTCACCAACCACTGA